The sequence below is a genomic window from Deltaproteobacteria bacterium.
CTATAACCAACACCGCTAATTTCAAGAACTCTCTCAAATCCTTGAGAAACACCCTGAACCATATTTGCGATCAAACTTCTCGTCAGACCGTAATAGGCACCTGCTTTGGGGGATTTATCATTGGGCTTTACCACTATTTTTTCCTCTTCAACGACAATTTCAACACCATCAGGAATTGACTTTTCAAGCGTCCCTTTGGGTCCCTGTATTTTTACAGTTTGCCCTTTTTTTTCTACCTTGACTCCTGAGGGCAATGTTATTGGAAGTTTTCCAATCCTAGACATACCTTAAACTCCTAAAATTACCAAACGTTGCAGAGGATTTCTCCTCCGATATTGGCCTTTCTGGCCTCTCTATCGACCATCAGTCCCTTTGATGTTGAAAGAATTGCTATCCC
It includes:
- the rplF gene encoding 50S ribosomal protein L6; translation: MSRIGKLPITLPSGVKVEKKGQTVKIQGPKGTLEKSIPDGVEIVVEEEKIVVKPNDKSPKAGAYYGLTRSLIANMVQGVSQGFERVLEISGVGYRVAVQGNKLNFSLGYSHPVEYELPQGTSAEVDKQTVLKLKGADKELLGSMAAKIRSLRGPEPYKGKGIKYAEERIVRKAGKTGK